A single region of the Salvia splendens isolate huo1 chromosome 18, SspV2, whole genome shotgun sequence genome encodes:
- the LOC121776876 gene encoding protein FAR1-RELATED SEQUENCE 5-like: MGVGYVIQSFVEEHNHEMVEERHKRFMNLNRNLDLVHQKFILDCANANIGPTLSFSLLKEVLGGLDYVGCTVLEVRNYRRDLRAYVEGADAQMLLNELRRKKELCSAFTYEYEVNSKDRMTRLFWCDPTARRNYHLYGDIVSFDTTYSTNRYCMIFAPFTGKDNHGRPVTFAAGLLSKENANSFSWLFNQFVKCMGVAPKLIVTDQDLGMKVAVEEVLVNTRHRWCMWHVMNKVADKLPKNMLGSEQLKKELNACVWSELIEPDAFEETWHAIMERYELTNNVWFSSMFASRKFWIPAFFRDFPMSSLIKTTSISESQNNFFKRYSKSRADLMQFYMNYNHALETQRSNSAKLEYYDSTKVPILRIGLEIEKHASTIYSGSAYTEIQEEIVYACFSLSCATLGVSTNTDIEVYDIKDKDSNSWTVTYSIGDDTYLCGCKKFERLGLLCSHIFCVLKHNFVKLIPEKLHGGRWLKSQFVKPIHGGFCDDQEIHLAVDKKKIAFKNLYGLFIETAQSIEGNIDQINAFAAIIEEGRKQLLGEDVVLSSTQKRAMIENFYGSHVPNNIEVHPPEVVSTKESGSRKKSKRESAIKLAMKPGRKCGNCHEIGHHDSRNCKKVNEKSNQRQ; the protein is encoded by the exons ATGGGTGTTGGTTATGTTATACAAAGTTTCGTTGAAGAACATAATCACGAGATGGTTGAGGAACGCCATAAGCGTTTTATGAATTTGAACCGTAATTTGGATTTAGTCCATCAGAAATTCATCCTCGATTGTGCTAATGCAAATATTGGTCCAACTTTAAGTTTTAGCTTACTTAAAGAAGTGCTTGGTGGATTAGATTATGTAGGGTGTACTGTTTTAGAAGTGCGCAACTATAGACGTGACCTTAGAGCATATGTGGAAGGAGCTGATGCACAAATGTTATTGAATGAGTTGCGAAGGAAGAAGGAGTTGTGTAGTGCATTTACATATGAGTATGAGGTCAACTCAAAGGATAGGATGACACGATTGTTTTGGTGTGATCCTACTGCCAGAAGAAACTACCATTTGTATGGAGATATTGTTTCGTTTGATACGACATACTCAACAAACAG ATACTGTATGATATTTGCTCCTTTTACGGGCAAGGATAATCATGGTCGCCCTGTGACATTTGCTGCTGGCCTTTTGTCCAAGGAAAATGCCAACTCCTTTTCATGGTTATTTAACCAATTTGTAAAGTGTATGGGTGTGGCTCCCAAACTCATTGTAACCGACCAGGACTTAGGAATGAAAGTTGCTGTTGAGGAGGTCCTTGTCAATACAAGACACCGGTGGTGTATGTGGCACGTTATGAATAAAGTTGCTGACAAATTGCCAAAGAACATGCTTGGTAGTGAACAATTAAAGAAGGAACTGAATGCATGTGTATGGTCAGAGTTGATAGAACCTGATGCATTTGAGGAAACTTGGCATGCTATAATGGAAAGATATGAGCTGACCAATAATGTCTGGTTTTCATCAATGTTTGCATCCAGAAAATTTTGGATTCCAGCCTTTTTCCGTGATTTTCCGATGAGTTCGTTGATAAAGACAACTTCTATATCTGAATCACAGAATAACTTCTTCAAAAGGTACTCAAAGTCTCGGGCTGACCTTATGCAATTTTATATGAACTATAATCATGCTCTGGAGACTCAAAGAAGTAATAGTGCAAAGCTTGAATACTATGATTCAACAAAAGTACCTATTTTGCGAATAGGATTGGAAATCGAGAAACATGCATCGACGATATATAGTGGTAGTGCTTATACTGAAATTCAAGAAGAGATAGTATATGCATGTTTCTCTTTGTCTTGTGCAACTCTAGGAGTGTCTACCAATACAGATATTGAAGTATATGACATAAAGGACAAGGATTCAAACTCATGGACAGTGACTTACTCCATTGGTGATGACACCTATTTGTGTGGATGCAAAAAATTTGAAAGACTTGGTCTATTGTGCAgccatatattttgtgtgttgaaacATAATTTTGTTAAGTTGATACCCGAGAAGTTGCATGGAGGAAGATGGTTGAAGTCACAGTTTGTGAAGCCAATACATGGAGGTttttgtgatgatcaagaaatacACCTTGCTGTGGACAAGAAGAAGATTGCATTTAAAAACTTGTATGGATTATTCATTGAAACAGCACAAAGCATTGAAGGGAACATTGATCAAATCAATGCATTCGCTGCAATTATTGAAGAAGGTAGGAAGCAGCTTCTTGGCGAAGATGTTGTTCTGTCTTCCACACAGAAGAGAGCAATGATTGAGAACTTCTATGGCTCACATGTCCCGAACAATATTGAAGTTCATCCTCCTGAGGTTGTTAGTACAAAGGAAAGTGGAAGTAGGAAGAAATCGAAGAGGGAGTCAGCAATAAAGTTAGCAATGAAACCAGGCCGAAAGTGTGGAAACTGTCATGAGATTGGACACCATGATTCTAGGAACTGCAAAAAGGTTAATGAGAAGTCAAATCAGAGGCAATGA